A genomic region of Noviherbaspirillum sp. L7-7A contains the following coding sequences:
- a CDS encoding HDOD domain-containing protein: MSQSHFLVRTALLDPARKVVAHHFAWQRNAPGASDDALALQLAAGLHDEDKGWLLADGHLILPATPAALAAIVATPLPASAITLSLDGAALQGTQGQGCAAELRRKGYGLALRDADADGIDAALCGHATQLGLDGAAPGLSARLKRVAALRRPSTRIALSGIGVWAHYDTCAKAGLHVYADQLLRAPAPPQDARGLNASQTVILQLMDLVNRNADLRELEAVLKRDPAISYKLFRYINSVGFGLGAEINSIRHAVTLLGYATLNRWLALLLATASASEYAAPLMKTAIIRGRFAELLGLYLLPRNEAENLFVAGMFSMLDRLLGMPMDEALAQIPLSEALCQALLSREGIYGPFLALAESCEQPDGDSAALADALFLSAEQVNRAHLAALAWAQNLKL; this comes from the coding sequence ATGTCCCAATCCCATTTCCTGGTGCGCACCGCCTTGCTCGACCCGGCGCGCAAGGTCGTCGCGCATCACTTTGCCTGGCAGCGCAATGCGCCCGGTGCGTCGGACGACGCGCTGGCGCTGCAGCTTGCGGCCGGCCTGCATGATGAGGACAAGGGATGGCTGCTGGCAGATGGCCACCTGATACTGCCTGCCACGCCGGCGGCGCTGGCGGCCATCGTCGCCACGCCGCTGCCGGCCTCGGCCATTACGCTGTCGCTTGACGGCGCGGCGTTGCAGGGCACGCAAGGGCAGGGCTGCGCGGCCGAACTGCGCCGCAAGGGCTATGGCCTGGCCCTGCGCGATGCCGACGCCGACGGCATCGACGCCGCGCTGTGCGGCCACGCAACCCAGCTCGGCCTCGACGGCGCCGCGCCCGGGTTGTCAGCGCGCCTGAAGCGCGTCGCCGCCCTGCGCCGCCCATCGACCCGCATTGCCCTGTCCGGCATTGGCGTCTGGGCGCATTACGACACCTGCGCCAAGGCCGGCCTGCACGTCTATGCCGACCAGCTCCTGCGCGCGCCTGCGCCGCCACAGGATGCGCGCGGCCTGAACGCATCGCAGACCGTGATCCTGCAGTTGATGGATCTGGTGAACCGCAATGCCGACCTGCGCGAACTGGAAGCCGTGCTGAAGCGCGACCCGGCCATTTCCTACAAGCTGTTCCGGTATATCAATTCAGTTGGCTTCGGCCTGGGCGCGGAGATCAATTCGATCCGCCATGCGGTGACGCTGCTGGGCTACGCCACGCTGAACCGCTGGCTGGCGCTGCTGCTGGCCACCGCCAGCGCCAGCGAATATGCCGCGCCGCTGATGAAAACCGCCATCATCCGCGGCCGCTTCGCCGAGTTGCTTGGCCTGTACCTGCTGCCCCGGAACGAAGCCGAAAACCTGTTCGTGGCCGGCATGTTCTCCATGCTCGACCGCCTGCTTGGCATGCCGATGGACGAGGCGCTGGCGCAGATCCCGCTGTCCGAAGCGTTGTGCCAGGCGCTGTTGTCGCGTGAGGGCATCTACGGCCCCTTCCTGGCGTTGGCCGAAAGCTGCGAGCAGCCGGATGGCGACAGTGCCGCGCTGGCCGATGCGCTGTTCCTGTCGGCCGAGCAGGTCAACCGTGCCCATCTGGCGGCGCTGGCCTGGGCACAGAATCTGAAGCTGTAG
- the cheZ gene encoding protein phosphatase CheZ, which yields MEAARPGVMAEGGEGPLQEELLARVGQMTRSLHDSLRGLDFDKLIERAAYDIPDARDRLDYVARLTEQAAQKVLNATELASPLQDSLASGADALASDWRAALADDSMPAASRALAERTLGYLAQARADSDTTRAHLMDIMMAQDFQDLTGQVIRKVTELAHGLEQQLVQLLVDYAPGDTRRETNTGLLNGPQINPNASPDVVADQAQVDDLLESLGF from the coding sequence ATGGAAGCCGCGCGGCCGGGCGTGATGGCGGAGGGCGGAGAAGGGCCGTTGCAGGAAGAGTTGCTGGCGCGGGTCGGCCAGATGACCCGCAGCCTGCACGACAGCCTGCGCGGCCTCGATTTCGACAAGCTGATCGAACGCGCCGCCTATGACATCCCCGACGCGCGCGACCGGCTCGACTATGTCGCCCGCCTGACCGAACAGGCGGCGCAGAAGGTGTTGAATGCCACCGAGCTGGCCAGTCCGCTGCAGGACAGTCTGGCCAGCGGCGCCGATGCGCTGGCCAGCGACTGGCGCGCCGCGCTTGCGGATGACAGCATGCCGGCTGCAAGCCGCGCGCTGGCCGAGCGCACCCTGGGCTATCTGGCGCAGGCAAGGGCTGACAGCGATACCACGCGGGCCCACCTGATGGACATCATGATGGCGCAGGACTTCCAGGACCTGACCGGGCAGGTGATACGCAAGGTCACCGAACTGGCGCATGGCCTGGAGCAGCAGCTGGTGCAGCTGCTGGTGGACTATGCGCCGGGCGACACCAGGCGTGAAACCAATACCGGCCTGCTCAACGGGCCGCAGATCAACCCGAACGCCAGCCCCGACGTGGTGGCGGACCAGGCCCAGGTCGACGATCTGCTGGAAAGCCTGGGCTTCTAG
- the cheY gene encoding chemotaxis response regulator CheY yields MADPKMKFLVVDDFSTMRRIVRNLLKELGYSNVDEAEDGAMALSKLKNEQFDFVISDWNMPVMNGLDMLKSIRADAALAKLPVLMVTAEAKKENIIAAAQAGANGYVVKPFTAATLDEKLAKIFEKLEKIGA; encoded by the coding sequence ATGGCTGATCCGAAAATGAAGTTTCTGGTGGTAGACGATTTCTCGACCATGCGCCGCATCGTGCGCAACCTGTTGAAGGAGCTGGGCTACAGCAACGTGGACGAGGCGGAGGATGGCGCGATGGCGCTGTCGAAGCTGAAGAACGAGCAGTTCGACTTCGTGATCTCCGACTGGAACATGCCGGTGATGAACGGGCTGGACATGTTGAAGAGCATCCGTGCCGACGCCGCGCTGGCCAAGCTGCCGGTGCTGATGGTGACGGCCGAGGCGAAGAAGGAAAACATCATCGCGGCCGCCCAGGCCGGCGCCAACGGCTATGTGGTCAAGCCGTTCACCGCCGCCACGCTTGACGAGAAGCTGGCGAAGATCTTCGAAAAACTCGAAAAAATCGGAGCCTGA
- a CDS encoding chemotaxis response regulator protein-glutamate methylesterase has translation MHEQTTGMTPRAGAKIRVVVVDDSALIRSVLREIIDSQPDMEVAGVAPDPLVAREMIRRLDPDVLTLDVEMPKMDGLDFLEKLMRLRPMPVVMVSTLTERGSEITMRALELGAVDFVTKPKISIQHGMQEYADTIADKIRAAARARIRRHVPAPAGPAAPSASVARPLPAVGNPLTSSEKLIIIGASTGGTEAIKEFLLQMPPDCPGILIVQHMPEGFTRSFAERLDKLCRIAVAEAVHGERVLPGHAYLAPGHSHLLLARSGANYVTQLDQGPPVNRHRPSVDVLFRSAALHAGKNAVGVILTGMGRDGAAGMLEMRHAGAWNVAQDEASCVVFGMPREAIAVGATHETGPLKDLPGMVLAQLTRQGGRALRV, from the coding sequence ATGCATGAACAAACGACAGGCATGACGCCGAGAGCCGGCGCGAAGATCCGGGTGGTGGTGGTGGACGACTCCGCACTGATCCGTAGCGTGCTGCGTGAAATCATCGACAGCCAGCCCGACATGGAAGTGGCGGGCGTGGCGCCGGACCCGCTCGTGGCGCGCGAGATGATACGCAGGCTGGACCCGGACGTGCTGACGCTGGACGTCGAAATGCCCAAGATGGATGGCCTCGACTTCCTCGAAAAGCTCATGCGGCTGCGGCCGATGCCGGTGGTGATGGTGTCGACGCTGACCGAGCGCGGCTCCGAGATCACGATGCGGGCGCTGGAACTGGGCGCGGTCGACTTCGTCACCAAGCCCAAGATCTCCATCCAGCACGGCATGCAGGAATATGCCGACACCATCGCCGACAAGATCCGCGCCGCCGCCCGCGCCCGCATCCGCCGCCATGTGCCGGCGCCGGCCGGTCCCGCCGCGCCGTCGGCCAGCGTGGCCAGGCCGCTGCCGGCAGTGGGCAACCCGCTGACCAGCAGCGAAAAGCTGATCATCATCGGCGCCTCCACCGGCGGCACCGAAGCGATCAAGGAATTCCTGCTGCAGATGCCGCCGGACTGCCCCGGCATCCTGATCGTGCAGCACATGCCGGAAGGCTTCACCCGCTCCTTCGCCGAGCGGCTGGACAAGCTGTGCCGCATCGCGGTGGCTGAAGCGGTGCATGGCGAACGGGTGCTGCCCGGCCATGCCTATCTCGCGCCCGGCCACTCGCACCTGCTGCTGGCGCGCAGCGGCGCCAACTATGTGACCCAGCTCGACCAGGGGCCGCCGGTCAACCGCCACCGGCCTTCGGTGGATGTGCTGTTCCGCTCGGCCGCGCTGCATGCCGGCAAGAATGCGGTTGGCGTGATCCTGACCGGCATGGGCCGCGATGGGGCCGCCGGCATGCTGGAAATGCGGCACGCCGGCGCCTGGAACGTGGCGCAGGATGAAGCAAGCTGCGTGGTCTTCGGCATGCCGCGCGAGGCGATCGCGGTGGGCGCGACCCATGAGACCGGCCCGCTGAAGGATTTGCCTGGCATGGTGCTGGCGCAGCTGACACGCCAGGGCGGCCGCGCGCTGCGGGTGTGA
- a CDS encoding EAL domain-containing protein — translation MMTELAQATRQEAAEDIYLGRQPIVDRAQQLHGFELLFRNSLQNRAVVVNDAAATSSVIVHTLSEFGIDSVLGGGTGFINCDTGFLMSDVISLLPPDKVVLEILESTVCDTDVQRRCLELKALGFRLALDDFQGATDSNRALLPMMDMIKVDISGLTGDELERVSRDVRMLNATRLAEKVETLAQFQHCRDLGYHLFQGYHFAYPEMVSGRRLSSSHAALLRLVAMLQQDADIRQIENVFKEHPALAVNLLRLANSAAMGQRQPLRSVANAIVVLGRRQLQRWLLLLMLASADAGQSGASALLHLAATRGKLMELLMQAEQPALADSAFVTGIVSVMDVLLGQPLRQVVDSLGLADDIRAALLERSGPIGQLLRLAQALESDDDSIVRDYISANASRAALTINHSQGQALLWANKVLQAA, via the coding sequence ATGATGACAGAATTGGCGCAGGCAACAAGGCAGGAAGCGGCGGAAGACATCTATCTGGGGCGTCAGCCCATCGTCGACCGCGCGCAGCAATTGCATGGCTTCGAACTGCTGTTTCGCAACAGCCTGCAGAACCGTGCCGTCGTGGTCAATGACGCGGCGGCGACGTCCTCGGTCATCGTGCATACCCTGTCGGAGTTCGGCATCGACAGCGTGCTCGGCGGCGGCACCGGCTTCATTAACTGCGACACCGGCTTCCTGATGAGCGATGTGATTTCCCTGCTGCCGCCTGACAAGGTGGTGCTGGAGATCCTGGAATCGACGGTCTGTGATACCGACGTGCAGCGGCGCTGCCTGGAACTGAAGGCGCTGGGCTTCCGCCTGGCGCTTGACGACTTCCAGGGCGCGACCGACAGCAACCGGGCGCTGCTGCCGATGATGGACATGATCAAGGTCGATATCTCTGGCCTTACCGGCGACGAACTGGAACGCGTGTCGCGCGACGTGCGCATGCTCAATGCAACCAGGCTGGCGGAAAAGGTGGAAACCCTGGCCCAGTTCCAGCATTGCCGCGACCTGGGCTATCACCTGTTCCAGGGCTATCACTTCGCCTATCCAGAAATGGTCAGCGGCCGCCGGCTGTCGTCTTCCCATGCGGCGCTGCTGCGCCTGGTGGCGATGCTGCAGCAGGATGCCGACATCCGCCAGATCGAGAACGTGTTCAAGGAACATCCGGCGCTGGCGGTGAACCTGCTGCGCCTGGCCAATTCGGCCGCGATGGGGCAGCGCCAGCCGCTGCGCTCGGTGGCCAATGCCATCGTGGTGCTGGGCCGGCGCCAGTTGCAGCGCTGGCTTCTTCTGCTGATGCTGGCCAGCGCCGACGCCGGCCAGTCCGGCGCCTCGGCGCTGCTGCATCTGGCCGCCACCCGCGGCAAGCTGATGGAGCTGCTGATGCAGGCCGAACAGCCGGCACTTGCCGACAGCGCCTTCGTCACAGGCATCGTGTCGGTGATGGACGTGCTGCTGGGCCAGCCGCTGCGCCAGGTAGTCGACAGCCTCGGACTGGCCGACGACATCCGTGCGGCGCTGCTCGAGCGCAGCGGGCCGATAGGCCAGCTGCTGCGCCTGGCGCAGGCGCTGGAAAGCGACGACGACAGCATCGTGCGCGACTACATCTCCGCCAATGCATCGCGCGCCGCACTCACGATCAATCACAGCCAGGGCCAGGCGCTGCTCTGGGCGAACAAGGTATTGCAGGCGGCATGA
- a CDS encoding methyl-accepting chemotaxis protein produces MNKTSMKVRTRLAIGFGALTLFLIIVAGLGIRSMAQIEKRLEDIVNVNNAESNHVTSMRATVTDRMIALRNLALLTEDAAMLPEVQRIEVQTKKYNSHVEKLNALFASEAGTTSEEKALMASIMDAAQAAAPLMERAAKAGLANDNEGATRILIKELRPVQRTWIEKLTQLADLEEKLSSQAMADASANYASARNLMLAISALAIAVAIGGGWLITRSLTRQLGGEPDEAVAIASRIAAGDLATDIQLRAGDNDSMLFALKKMRDDLAVIVTQVRSGTDTIATASGQIASGNMDLSSRTEQQASSLEETASSMEELTSTVKQNADNARQANQLALTASSVATQGGEVVAQVVDTMSAIDGSSKKIVDIISVIDGIAFQTNILALNAAVEAARAGEQGRGFAVVATEVRSLAQKSAAAAREIKGLIGDSVDKVEAGSKLVAQAGSTIQEVVASVQRVTDIMAEITAASNEQSAGIEQVNQAIAQMDQVTQQNAALVEEAAAAAGSMQDQAATLSQVVSVFRVSGQVAAVVPAASRQRTAPSASPLPAHRPAASASRAVAPAAPKRVAAPAGSDSDWEEF; encoded by the coding sequence ATGAACAAGACAAGCATGAAGGTAAGAACCCGTCTGGCGATCGGCTTTGGCGCACTGACGCTATTCCTGATCATCGTTGCCGGCCTGGGCATACGGAGCATGGCGCAGATTGAAAAGCGCCTGGAAGACATCGTCAATGTCAATAACGCCGAATCGAACCACGTCACATCGATGCGCGCCACCGTGACCGATCGCATGATCGCGCTGCGCAATCTGGCATTGCTGACCGAAGACGCAGCGATGCTGCCGGAAGTCCAGCGTATTGAAGTCCAGACCAAGAAATACAACAGCCATGTGGAAAAGCTCAATGCGCTGTTCGCGTCCGAGGCCGGCACCACGTCTGAAGAGAAGGCGCTGATGGCCAGCATCATGGATGCGGCCCAGGCTGCCGCGCCGCTCATGGAGCGTGCCGCCAAGGCGGGCCTGGCCAATGACAATGAAGGCGCCACCCGCATCCTGATCAAGGAACTGCGCCCGGTGCAGCGCACCTGGATTGAAAAGCTCACCCAACTGGCAGACCTGGAAGAAAAACTGTCTTCGCAGGCGATGGCTGACGCTAGCGCCAACTATGCATCTGCCCGTAACCTGATGCTGGCCATCAGCGCGCTGGCCATTGCCGTCGCCATTGGAGGCGGCTGGCTGATCACGCGCTCGCTGACCCGCCAGCTCGGCGGCGAACCGGATGAAGCGGTGGCAATTGCCAGCCGCATCGCCGCCGGCGACCTCGCCACCGATATCCAACTGCGCGCCGGCGACAACGACAGCATGCTGTTTGCGCTGAAGAAAATGCGCGACGACCTGGCTGTGATCGTCACCCAGGTACGTTCTGGCACCGACACCATTGCCACTGCATCCGGCCAGATCGCCTCGGGCAACATGGACCTGTCCTCGCGCACCGAGCAGCAGGCGTCCTCGCTGGAGGAAACCGCCTCGTCGATGGAAGAACTCACCTCCACGGTCAAGCAGAATGCCGACAATGCCCGCCAGGCCAACCAGCTGGCGCTGACCGCATCGAGCGTGGCTACCCAGGGCGGCGAAGTAGTGGCCCAGGTGGTCGACACCATGAGCGCCATCGATGGATCGTCGAAGAAGATCGTCGACATCATTTCGGTCATCGACGGCATCGCCTTCCAGACCAATATCCTCGCGCTGAATGCGGCCGTGGAAGCGGCTCGTGCCGGCGAGCAGGGCCGCGGCTTTGCGGTGGTGGCGACCGAAGTGCGCAGCCTGGCGCAGAAGAGCGCGGCGGCCGCGCGCGAGATCAAGGGCCTGATCGGCGACTCGGTGGACAAGGTCGAGGCCGGCAGCAAGCTCGTGGCGCAGGCCGGCAGCACGATCCAGGAAGTGGTGGCCAGCGTGCAGCGGGTGACCGACATCATGGCCGAGATCACGGCGGCCAGTAATGAGCAGAGCGCCGGCATCGAGCAGGTGAACCAGGCCATCGCCCAGATGGATCAGGTGACCCAGCAGAATGCGGCGCTGGTGGAGGAAGCCGCGGCGGCCGCCGGTTCGATGCAGGACCAGGCCGCCACGCTGTCGCAGGTGGTCAGCGTGTTCCGCGTGTCGGGCCAAGTGGCCGCAGTGGTGCCGGCTGCTTCCAGGCAGCGCACTGCGCCATCCGCTTCGCCGCTGCCTGCGCACCGGCCTGCTGCGAGCGCCAGCCGCGCCGTCGCGCCGGCAGCACCCAAGCGGGTTGCGGCGCCGGCAGGCAGCGATTCGGACTGGGAAGAGTTCTGA
- a CDS encoding chemotaxis protein CheW, with protein MQASVSSPSSIHAAASINGADASAGNEYLAFKLGQEEYGIDILKVQEIRGYESVTRIANAPEFIKGVINLRGIIVPIVDMRIKFNLGEPRYDQFTVVIILSIAGRVVGMVVDSVSDVTTLQPEQIRPAPEMGTALNTDYLVGLGTLEERMLILLDIERLMSSAEMGLIQQA; from the coding sequence ATGCAAGCCAGCGTTTCCTCCCCCAGCAGCATCCATGCAGCCGCATCCATCAACGGCGCCGACGCCTCCGCCGGCAATGAATACCTGGCCTTCAAGCTGGGCCAGGAAGAATACGGCATCGACATCCTGAAGGTGCAGGAGATCCGCGGCTATGAAAGCGTCACCCGCATCGCCAATGCGCCGGAATTCATCAAGGGCGTGATCAACCTGCGCGGCATCATCGTGCCGATCGTGGACATGCGCATCAAGTTCAACCTTGGCGAGCCGCGCTATGACCAGTTCACCGTGGTGATCATCCTGTCCATCGCCGGCCGGGTGGTGGGCATGGTCGTCGACAGCGTGTCGGACGTGACGACACTGCAACCCGAGCAGATCCGCCCGGCGCCGGAAATGGGCACGGCGCTCAATACCGACTACCTGGTCGGCCTGGGCACGCTGGAAGAACGCATGCTGATCCTGCTCGACATCGAACGCCTGATGTCTTCCGCCGAAATGGGCCTGATCCAGCAAGCCTGA
- a CDS encoding chemotaxis protein CheW, protein MQATAQISVLPSGNRADASAGNEYLAFKLGQEEYGIDILKVQEIRGYESVTRIANAPEFIKGVINLRGIIVPIVDMRIKFNLGEPRYDQFTVVIILSIAGRVVGMVVDSVSDVTTLQPEQIRPAPEMGTALNTDYLVGLGTLEERMLILLDIERLMSSAEMGLIDRVAA, encoded by the coding sequence ATGCAAGCAACCGCCCAGATATCCGTTCTCCCTTCAGGCAATCGTGCCGATGCTTCTGCCGGCAATGAATACCTGGCCTTCAAGCTGGGCCAGGAAGAATACGGCATCGACATCCTGAAGGTGCAGGAGATCCGCGGCTATGAAAGCGTCACCCGCATCGCCAATGCGCCGGAATTCATCAAGGGCGTGATCAACCTGCGCGGCATCATCGTGCCGATCGTGGACATGCGCATCAAGTTCAACCTTGGCGAGCCGCGCTATGACCAGTTCACCGTGGTGATCATCCTGTCCATCGCCGGCCGGGTGGTGGGCATGGTCGTCGACAGCGTGTCGGACGTGACGACACTGCAACCCGAGCAGATCCGCCCGGCGCCGGAAATGGGCACGGCGCTCAATACCGACTACCTGGTCGGCCTGGGCACGCTGGAAGAACGCATGCTGATCCTGCTCGACATCGAACGCCTGATGTCCTCCGCCGAAATGGGCCTGATCGATCGCGTGGCGGCCTGA
- a CDS encoding transposase, which translates to MKSRPDLSTLSFEQKDELILQLWDRLDKLEAMLLKNSSNSSKPPSSDGFKRKPKSRRVAGKASAGGQKGHPGSTLKRVDVADQVQVHQPPQRCTACGSKLDLRTATIDVQGRQVIDLPAIRMTVIEHRLQRVRCRCGQAHTGCYPEGVTQAAQYGATIKAAVVYLTQYQHVPMKRCTRLMQDLFGVTMSPASVHAAIAQAHAAVAPVVQALGESLLQAPVVHFDETGMRVGTKLYWMHSASTEDAVVYQVHAAAATRRWRR; encoded by the coding sequence ATGAAATCACGTCCCGATCTCTCCACTCTGAGCTTCGAGCAAAAGGACGAGCTGATCCTGCAACTCTGGGATCGCCTCGACAAGCTCGAAGCGATGCTGCTTAAAAACAGCAGTAACTCCAGCAAGCCGCCTTCGTCAGACGGCTTCAAACGCAAGCCTAAATCACGCCGCGTGGCTGGCAAGGCCAGTGCGGGCGGGCAGAAGGGACATCCCGGATCGACATTGAAACGAGTCGACGTGGCTGACCAAGTGCAAGTGCATCAGCCACCGCAACGCTGCACGGCATGTGGCAGCAAACTCGACCTGCGCACCGCCACGATCGATGTGCAAGGGCGTCAGGTCATTGACTTGCCTGCCATTCGCATGACGGTGATTGAGCATCGCCTGCAGCGTGTGCGCTGCCGTTGCGGCCAGGCGCATACCGGATGCTATCCCGAGGGGGTGACGCAGGCGGCACAGTACGGTGCGACCATCAAGGCTGCGGTGGTTTATCTGACGCAGTATCAGCATGTGCCGATGAAGCGATGCACGCGCCTGATGCAGGACTTGTTTGGCGTGACGATGTCCCCGGCCAGCGTGCATGCCGCCATTGCGCAGGCGCACGCCGCTGTGGCACCGGTGGTGCAGGCGCTGGGCGAGTCACTGCTGCAGGCGCCAGTAGTGCACTTCGATGAAACGGGCATGCGCGTGGGCACCAAGCTGTACTGGATGCACAGTGCATCGACCGAGGACGCAGTGGTCTATCAGGTGCATGC